A region from the Drosophila takahashii strain IR98-3 E-12201 chromosome 2L, DtakHiC1v2, whole genome shotgun sequence genome encodes:
- the LOC108055887 gene encoding serine/threonine-protein kinase Doa isoform X1: protein MMSESTNNSGHLAFDELDAKETAAASQANIPTQLAKKIWAVTPNDVSLGIVEPLEPSVPNFETSSGSGSGSGVGSGSKPPSSDNASIYITEVERALYGDSTGYPENGTPNYFKAAENYSLFGESFLDFPKDTASCMAGLGAMVSQAWIAPPGHERSGRSAPLYERRQAQEQERVASGTGCNLSGGGGYQQPQRHPHQQQQQQQHRPPGVDNNNNNNNRNSASNFNEIPFPQFYHQMHHQQPPQPQLNPNHQHNLHLPQKPMQQQGPPQQQYQQQQQQHRSGAPPSVGDLAGLAHSNPNDFAMLYQQLMARNLRSNQQHHQQHPPQSSQQTSSSAAAAAALLYKNLEFQQQVQLRQLQQLQQQQQQQQPRMPRGIFGGNGGQSGGGGGGNSTNGKEPPAGAHK, encoded by the exons ATGATGTCCGAGAGTACAAATAATTCGGGTCATCTGGCTTTCGATGAACTGGATGCCAAGGAAACTGCCGCTGCTTCTCAAG CTAATATACCCACTCAACTGGCCAAGAAAATCTGGGCCGTAACGCCCAATGATGTTTCCCTGGGGATTGTGGAACCACTCGAGCCTTCTGTGCCTAACTTTGAAACTTCATCGGGATCAGGATCGGGATCTGGAGTAGGATCTGGTAGTAAGCCACCTTCAAGCGATAATGCCAGCATCTATATAACCGAGGTGGAAAGGGCTCTTTATGGCGATTCCACGGGCTATCCGGAAAACGGCACTCCCAACTACTTCAAGGCCGCCGAGAACTATTCGCTCTTCGGGGAAAGCTTCCTCGACTTTCCCAAGGACACGGCCAGCTGTATGGCGGGCCTGGGAGCGATGGTGAGTCAAGCTTGGATTGCGCCGCCGGGCCACGAGAGATCCGGGAGGTCGGCGCCTCTGTACGAACGGAGACAAGCTCAGGAACAAGAACGAGTCGCCTCGGGAACGGGGTGCAACCTTTCGGGG gGCGGCGGCTATCAGCAGCCACAAAGACACccacatcagcagcagcagcaacaacaacatcgtCCCCCTGGcgtcgacaacaacaacaacaacaacaatcgtAACTCTGCGAGCAACTTCAATGAGATACCATTTCCCCAGTTCTACCATCAAATGCATCACCAACAACCGCCGCAACCGCAACTGAATCCAAATCATCAGCACAATCTCCATTTGCCACAAAAACCGATGCAACAGCAAGGACCGCCGCAACAGCAAtatcaacaacagcagcaacaacatcgtTCTGGAGCCCCACCGAGTGTCGGAGATCTAGCTGGGTTGGCTCATTCCAATCCCAATGATTTCGCCATGCTCTACCAGCAACTGATGGCTCGCAATCTGCGCTCCaatcagcagcaccaccagcaacaTCCGCCGCAATCTTCGCAGCAGACATCCTCCAGTgccgcagctgctgcagcattGCTCTACAAGAATCTGGAGTTTCAGCAGCAGGTTCAACTGCGTCAGTTGCAacaattgcagcagcagcaacagcaacaacagcctCGTATGCCACGTGGAATTTTTGGGGGCAATGGTGGTCAGtcgggcggaggaggaggaggaaattcCACCAACGGAAAGGAACCCCCAGCGGGAGctcacaaataa
- the LOC108055922 gene encoding lysosomal aspartic protease — protein sequence MFKFLVLLTILALVSAEIQRIKIHKNQDHKNSRASRKQAIRALKHKYHQTDDLIIYEDGVPVYVQPDYGYDDPTQNSDDYTSEELGNSMNMYYYGQISIGSPPQYFNVVFDTGSANLWIPSAQCLATDVACQQHNQYNSSASSTYVSSGQNFSIQYGTGSVTGYLAIDTVTINGLNIANQTFGEAVSQPGDSFTDVAFDGILGMGFQQIAEDNVVPPFYNLYSQGLIDEPVFGFYLARNGSSQEGGQLALGGTDQNLIDGEMTYTSVTQQGYWQFAVNNITWNGTVVSDGCQAIADTGTSLIACPPAAYAQVNSLIGGVLIQGDYYVPCATVDSLPVLTFNIGGTNFDLPPSVYIQTYTDGNYTTCMSTFTYIGTDFWILGDVFLGQYYSEFDFGQNRVGFANLA from the coding sequence atgttCAAGTTTCTGGTTCTGTTGACCATCCTGGCCTTGGTCAGTGCTGAGATCCAGCGGATCAAGATCCACAAGAACCAGGACCACAAGAATTCGCGTGCCAGTCGCAAGCAGGCGATTCGGGCCTTGAAACACAAGTACCATCAGACGGACGACCTCATCATCTACGAGGATGGAGTTCCGGTTTATGTGCAGCCCGACTATGGATACGATGATCCCACCCAGAATTCGGATGACTATACATCCGAGGAGCTGGGCAACTCGATGAACATGTATTACTACGGGCAGATTAGCATTGGCTCACCTCCTCAATACTTCAATGTGGTTTTCGATACGGGTTCCGCTAATCTGTGGATCCCATCTGCCCAGTGTTTGGCCACCGATGTCGCCTGCCAGCAGCACAACCAGTACAACTCCAGTGCCTCCTCCACTTACGTCTCGAGTGGCCAGAACTTCTCGATTCAATATGGAACGGGTAGTGTTACGGGCTATCTGGCCATCGATACGGTGACCATTAATGGTCTGAATATAGCGAATCAGACCTTCGGAGAGGCAGTTTCCCAGCCCGGCGACAGCTTCACCGACGTGGCCTTCGACGGGATTCTGGGCATGGGCTTCCAGCAGATTGCCGAGGATAATGTGGTGCCTCCCTTCTACAATCTCTACTCACAGGGTCTGATTGACGAGCCAGTCTTTGGCTTCTACCTGGCCAGGAATGGTTCCTCGCAGGAGGGTGGTCAACTCGCTCTTGGTGGCACCGATCAGAACCTCATCGATGGTGAGATGACCTACACATCGGTCACCCAGCAGGGCTACTGGCAATTCGCTGTGAACAACATCACTTGGAATGGAACCGTGGTTTCCGATGGCTGCCAGGCGATTGCCGATACGGGAACCTCCCTGATTGCCTGTCCTCCGGCTGCCTATGCCCAGGTGAACTCCCTGATTGGCGGCGTTCTCATCCAGGGCGACTATTATGTGCCCTGCGCCACCGTGGACTCCCTGCCTGTGTTGACTTTTAATATTGGCGGAACCAACTTCGATCTTCCGCCCTCGGTTTACATCCAAACCTACACCGATGGCAACTATACCACCTGCATGTCCACCTTCACTTACATCGGAACCGACTTCTGGATCCTCGGCGATGTCTTCCTGGGCCAGTACTACTCCGAGTTCGATTTCGGCCAGAATCGCGTGGGTTTCGCCAACCTGGCTTAA
- the LOC108055923 gene encoding secretion-regulating guanine nucleotide exchange factor, with protein sequence MEVYAWGANSHGQLGLGFESELCMTPQRVTRCSFAAPQVRFIRGGGGHVLILDTNGRVHACGWNNRGQLGLDSTEECHNEFRMIPSEFFGEVPVETISCGWDISGAITLTKRLFVWGSNAFQQLGICQRGFVAVRRPMPVKLPREEAAQRISFGLRHCAVLTQDNKIYVFGRLRIMDPPPIEVDITATCLHRCNTVKIQVHNPNELRIVSLASGQNHMLLKCVDLSESGGGSTKRILTLGDNKFGQSNAFQFEEDVRQLAVGWTHNAAVLRNNEILVWGRNCYGQLGTGSFSEQQAIPTPLHLKLPEDQSPARIHMGAEHGLLRTTGGQVYTWGWNEHGNCGNNSTENLCTPTLLELPPIKLCGAGAGFCYAITEPVI encoded by the exons ATGGAGGTTTACGCTTGG GGTGCCAATTCTCACGGCCAGCTCGGCCTTGGCTTTGAGTCCGAATTGTGCATGACACCGCAGCGGGTGACGAGGTGCTCCTTCGCCGCCCCCCAGGTGCGATTCATtcgcggcggcggcggccacgTCCTCATCCTCGACACGAATGGCAGGGTGCATGCCTGCGGCTGGAACAATCGCGGTCAACTGGGACTGGACTCCACGGAGGAGTGCCACAACGAGTTCAGGATGATTCCCAGCGAGTTCTTTGGG GAAGTGCCCGTGGAGACCATCAGTTGCGGCTGGGACATTTCGGGTGCCATCACACTGACCAAACGGCTGTTTGTCTGGGGCTCGAATGCCTTTCAGCAGTTGGGCATTTGCCAGCGTGGCTTTGTGGCCGTTAGGAGACCCATGCCGGTGAAGCTTCCGCGGGAGGAAGCCGCCCAGAGGATCAGCTTCGGGCTGCGACACTGCGCCGTGCTCACGCAGGACAACAAGATCTACGTTTTCGGGCGACTGAGGATCATGGATCCGCCGCCCATCGAAGTGGACATCACGGCCACCTGCCTGCACCGCTGCAACACGGTGAAGATCCAGGTCCACAATCCCAATGAGCTGCGCATAGTTTCCCTCGCGAGTGGTCAGAATCACATGCTGCTCAAGTGCGTGGATCTCAGCGAATCGGGCGGCGGCAGCACCAAGAGGATTCTCACACTGGGGGACAACAAATTCGGGCAGTCGAATGCCTTTCAGTTCGAGGAGGATGTGCGACAGCTGGCGGTGGGTTGGACCCACAATGCAGCCGTGCTGAGGAACAACGAGATCCTCGTGTGGGGTCGCAATTGCTATGGTCAACTGGGAACCGGTTCGTTCAGCGAGCAGCAGGCCATTCCCACTCCGCTGCACCTGAAGCTTCCGGAGGACCAGAGTCCGGCCAGGATTCATATGGGCGCCGAGCACGGACTATTGAGGACCACGGGTGGGCAGGTTTACACCTGGGGATGGAACGAGCACGGCAATTGCGGCAACAACAGCACCGAAAATTT GTGCACTCCAACCCTCTTGGAACTGCCACCCATAAAATTGTGTGGCGCTGGAGCTGGATTTTGCTATGCCATTACCGAGCCTGTAATctga
- the LOC108055896 gene encoding lysosomal aspartic protease, translated as MNLRVIILFLCLLVLVDCRKMHRFRLERRSHRHHKVPHAHMHIEFRNALRRKYGYTPLRTVNAVNVTSNSSKGVVLSEPLINSYDTNFFGIVSAGDQPFTMQFDTGSSDLWVPSSHCKFCIKQCGTKFFRESKSKAFRSSRVPFSITYGSGSVKGIVASDEVGFGDIKIRNQGFGLVNISDSCSVFDGIAGFAFQELSMTDSVPPFQQMIDQQLVEQPIFSFHLKSGSRDGGSLILGGSNSSLYYGPLTYTNVTEAKYWTFKMDFIEVHGKSSRRCESGCKAIMDTGTSLIVGPVMDVLYLNKAIGAEHNSTFDLYLVDCSSISQLPIIVFGIAGKEFYVKPQTYVIVYQDFCFSGFMDMRGLTHWIIGDVFLRENYVEFDWARKRMGIAPAV; from the coding sequence ATGAATTTACGTGTGATTATCCTATTTTTGTGCCTGCTCGTTTTGGTCGATTGTAGAAAGATGCACAGATTTCGACTGGAGAGGCGATCCCACCGTCACCACAAAGTTCCCCATGCCCATATGCATATAGAATTTCGAAATGCCCTGAGAAGAAAGTACGGATACACTCCATTGCGAACAGTGAATGCGGTGAATGTGACTAGTAATTCTTCTAAAGGAGTAGTGCTATCAGAACCTTTGATAAATTCCTATGATACCAACTTTTTCGGGATCGTTTCGGCTGGAGATCAACCATTTACCATGCAGTTTGACACGGGATCTTCGGACCTCTGGGTGCCCAGTTCGCATTGCAAATTCTGCATCAAACAGTGCGGCACCAAGTTCTTCAGGGAATCCAAGTCGAAGGCCTTTCGATCGAGTAGAGTTCCCTTTAGCATCACCTATGGCTCGGGATCGGTGAAGGGCATTGTGGCCTCCGATGAGGTGGGCTTCGGCGATATAAAGATCCGGAATCAAGGCTTTGGTTTGGTCAACATTTCCGATTCCTGCTCCGTTTTCGATGGCATCGCTGGCTTCGCTTTCCAAGAACTCTCGATGACCGATTCGGTTCCGCCATTCCAGCAGATGATCGACCAACAACTGGTGGAACAGCCCATCTTTTCGTTCCATTTGAAAAGTGGTTCCCGCGACGGTGGTTCCTTGATTCTCGGTGGATCGAACTCGAGTCTGTATTATGGTCCTTTGACCTACACAAATGTCACAGAGGCCAAGTACTGGACCTTTAAAATGGACTTTATCGAGGTGCATGGGAAGAGTTCCAGGCGTTGCGAATCGGGATGCAAGGCCATCATGGATACGGGAACCTCCCTAATAGTTGGTCCCGTCATGGATGTCCTCTATCTGAACAAGGCCATCGGGGCCGAGCATAATTCCACCTTTGATCTATACTTGGTGGACTGTTCTAGCATTTCCCAACTACCCATCATTGTATTTGGCATTGCTGGCAAAGAATTCTATGTGAAGCCACAGACCTATGTGATTGTCTATCAGGACTTTTGCTTCTCCGGCTTCATGGACATGCGAGGTCTGACCCACTGGATCATCGGCGATGTCTTCTTAAGGGAGAACTACGTGGAGTTCGATTGGGCTAGGAAGAGAATGGGCATAGCTCCAGCTgtttag
- the LOC108055890 gene encoding pepsin A: MQSSKKLRLALTIVLILCLTQSSVESKKRWRKSVQLSLHRETNHTKILRSFASQKQRLKEKLNPSGEIALTSLSVSESSVSRDNLINSHNTEYYVTADFGTPKNQQVTLLLDTASANLLVYSSKFVSESCTQHSGYSASKSQTYQANGQPFEIQFASQDVLTGILSTDTFTIGDLSIKNQTFAEINSAPQSLCKRSNFDGILGLGLPEIALDGVTTPLDNILNQGLIDEPVFSLYVNRNASDASNGGVLLLGGSDPTLYRGCLTYVPLSKVGFWQITVGRVKIGGKQLCSNCQAIFDVGTSLIIVPCAALKIINQKLGIKASDLRNGVYTIDCKKISSLPNIVLNIGWKDFTLTPAHYILNYSGTCVSGFSSLSNCSTVQTNDDGEDLNNIWVFGDVFFGAFFTLFDFGLKLIGIAPKV, translated from the coding sequence ATGCAGTCGTCGAAGAAACTCAGACTGGCACTGACCATAGTGCTAATTTTGTGCCTAACCCAAAGTTCAGTGGAATCGAAGAAGAGATGGCGCAAGTCGGTGCAATTGAGTCTGCACAGGGAGACGAATCACACTAAAATTCTGAGGAGTTTCGCCAGCCAAAAGCAGAGGCTCAAGGAGAAACTAAACCCAAGCGGGGAAATAGCTTTAACCTCGCTTTCTGTATCTGAATCATCGGTATCCAGGGACAATCTGATCAATTCCCACAACACCGAGTACTATGTTACGGCAGATTTTGGAACCCCCAAGAACCAGCAGGTCACTCTGCTTTTGGACACGGCCTCCGCGAATCTATTGGTCTATTCTTCCAAATTCGTAAGCGAATCTTGTACGCAGCACAGTGGCTACAGTGCCAGTAAATCGCAGACATATCAGGCCAATGGACAGCCCTTTGAGATACAGTTCGCATCGCAGGACGTGCTGACGGGAATCCTGTCCACGGATACTTTTACCATAGGCGACTTGTCGATTAAAAATCAGACATTTGCTGAAATAAATTCAGCCCCTCAAAGCTTGTGCAAACGCTCGAATTTCGACGGTATCCTGGGACTAGGACTTCCTGAGATAGCGCTTGATGGGGTGACCACTCCTCTGGATAATATTCTGAACCAAGGACTCATCGATGAACCCGTTTTCTCCCTCTACGTCAACCGAAATGCTTCGGATGCGAGTAATGGAGGAGTGCTGCTCCTGGGAGGATCGGATCCAACTCTTTATAGGGGatgtctaacatatgtgcccCTCTCCAAAGTGGGTTTCTGGCAGATCACCGTGGGTCGAGTTAAGATAGGAGGCAAACAGCTCTGTTCCAACTGCCAGGCCATCTTTGATGTGGGCACCTCTCTGATAATTGTTCCCTGTGCGGCTCTCAAGATCATCAACCAAAAGCTGGGAATCAAGGCGAGTGATTTAAGAAATGGTGTCTATACCATTGACTGCAAAAAGATCTCTAGTCTACCGAATATCGTCTTGAATATCGGATGGAAGGACTTTACTTTGACCCCCGCACACTACATTCTTAACTACAGTGGAACCTGCGTATCAGGGTTTTCGAGTCTCTCCAACTGCAGTACAGTGCAAACAAACGATGATGGCGAGGATTTGAATAATATCTGGGTGTTTGGCGATGTGTTTTTCGGGGCCTTCTTCACGCTTTTCGACTTTGGCCTCAAACTTATCGGCATAGCTCCTAAAGTATGA
- the LOC108055892 gene encoding lysosomal aspartic protease: MKVKWNSLMLFGLIVLALFALKVDARKRLKIGLHKNPEPIEENVRNELKTLSIKHKLKVDETTTSKAKTKDSGSRVAKLGNLYNTEYYTSLKIGNPPQILKVLIDTGSANLWVLSSKCPNSVKPCANLEKYNSSASTTYKGINNPFTIQYGSGSEEGIIALSGFESQDTVNIAGFSVKNQVFAEITDAPETAFLKSQFSGILGLGFSSIAINSITPPFFNLVAQGLVKKAVFSIYLNRNGTNAVNGGELILGGTDSGLYSGCLTYVPVSTAGYWQFTMSKARVNNFEFCENCEAILDVGTSLIVVPEKVLDTLNQILGVLNPTASNSVFLVDCSRISELPDIIFTIARREFRLKSTDYVLRYGDTCVSGFTSLKGNTLLILGEIFMGVYYTVYDIVFKLIGLAPAVH, from the coding sequence ATGAAGGTCAAGTGGAACAGTTTAATGCTATTCGGGCTAATAGTTTTAGCCCTCTTCGCCTTAAAAGTGGATGCCCGCAAGCGACTTAAAATTGGATTGCACAAGAATCCCGAACCCATTGAAGAGAATGTGAGGAACGAACTCAAGACCCTGTCTATAAAGCACAAGCTAAAAGTAGATGAGACGACTACTTCGAAAGCGAAAACAAAGGATTCTGGATCGCGTGTCGCAAAACTGGGAAACCTTTACAACACGGAGTACTATACCTCTCTTAAGATCGGAAATCCTCCACAGATTCTCAAAGTCCTCATCGATACGGGTTCGGCGAATCTCTGGGTGCTTTCCAGTAAATGCCCAAATTCGGTTAAGCCCTGTGCGAATCTGGAAAAGTATAATTCAAGTGCCTCCACAACCTACAAGGGTATTAATAACCCCTTCACTATTCAATATGGATCCGGTTCGGAAGAAGGTATTATAGCACTCTCTGGTTTCGAGTCCCAGGACACAGTTAATATAGCTGGATTTTCCGTGAAAAATCAAGTTTTTGCCGAGATCACCGATGCTCCAGAGACCGCCTTCCTCAAGTCTCAGTTCTCGGGAATTTTGGGCCTGGGATTTTCCAGCATAGCCATCAACAGTATCACACCGCCTTTCTTCAATTTGGTGGCTCAGGGTCTGGTGAAAAAGGCAGTCTTTTCCATTTACCTCAATAGAAATGGCACAAATGCCGTAAATGGTGGTGAGCTGATTTTGGGAGGCACCGATTCGGGTCTGTATAGTGGATGTTTGACCTATGTGCCGGTTTCAACTGCAGGTTATTGGCAATTTACCATGTCAAAAGCCAGAGTGAATAACTTTGAGTTCTGCGAGAATTGCGAGGCCATACTCGATGTGGGCACTTCTTTGATTGTTGTGCCTGAGAAAGTCCTCGATACCCTCAATCAAATATTGggagtactcaacccaacggCATCGAACAGTGTGTTTTTAGTGGATTGCTCTAGGATCTCTGAACTTCCGGATATAATTTTTACCATCGCCCGCCGGGAATTCCGCTTGAAGTCCACCGACTATGTGCTGCGATATGGAGATACTTGTGTTTCGGGCTTCACCAGCTTGAAAGGCAACACCTTGCTGATTCTGGGCGAGATCTTCATGGGAGTTTACTACACGGTCTACGATATTGTCTTCAAACTCATTGGACTCGCACCAGCAGttcattga
- the LOC108055887 gene encoding serine/threonine-protein kinase Doa isoform X2: MMSESTNNSGHLAFDELDAKETAAASQANIPTQLAKKIWAVTPNDVSLGIVEPLEPSVPNFETSSGSGSGSGVGSGSKPPSSDNASIYITEVERALYGDSTGYPENGTPNYFKAAENYSLFGESFLDFPKDTASCMAGLGAMGGGYQQPQRHPHQQQQQQQHRPPGVDNNNNNNNRNSASNFNEIPFPQFYHQMHHQQPPQPQLNPNHQHNLHLPQKPMQQQGPPQQQYQQQQQQHRSGAPPSVGDLAGLAHSNPNDFAMLYQQLMARNLRSNQQHHQQHPPQSSQQTSSSAAAAAALLYKNLEFQQQVQLRQLQQLQQQQQQQQPRMPRGIFGGNGGQSGGGGGGNSTNGKEPPAGAHK, encoded by the exons ATGATGTCCGAGAGTACAAATAATTCGGGTCATCTGGCTTTCGATGAACTGGATGCCAAGGAAACTGCCGCTGCTTCTCAAG CTAATATACCCACTCAACTGGCCAAGAAAATCTGGGCCGTAACGCCCAATGATGTTTCCCTGGGGATTGTGGAACCACTCGAGCCTTCTGTGCCTAACTTTGAAACTTCATCGGGATCAGGATCGGGATCTGGAGTAGGATCTGGTAGTAAGCCACCTTCAAGCGATAATGCCAGCATCTATATAACCGAGGTGGAAAGGGCTCTTTATGGCGATTCCACGGGCTATCCGGAAAACGGCACTCCCAACTACTTCAAGGCCGCCGAGAACTATTCGCTCTTCGGGGAAAGCTTCCTCGACTTTCCCAAGGACACGGCCAGCTGTATGGCGGGCCTGGGAGCGATG gGCGGCGGCTATCAGCAGCCACAAAGACACccacatcagcagcagcagcaacaacaacatcgtCCCCCTGGcgtcgacaacaacaacaacaacaacaatcgtAACTCTGCGAGCAACTTCAATGAGATACCATTTCCCCAGTTCTACCATCAAATGCATCACCAACAACCGCCGCAACCGCAACTGAATCCAAATCATCAGCACAATCTCCATTTGCCACAAAAACCGATGCAACAGCAAGGACCGCCGCAACAGCAAtatcaacaacagcagcaacaacatcgtTCTGGAGCCCCACCGAGTGTCGGAGATCTAGCTGGGTTGGCTCATTCCAATCCCAATGATTTCGCCATGCTCTACCAGCAACTGATGGCTCGCAATCTGCGCTCCaatcagcagcaccaccagcaacaTCCGCCGCAATCTTCGCAGCAGACATCCTCCAGTgccgcagctgctgcagcattGCTCTACAAGAATCTGGAGTTTCAGCAGCAGGTTCAACTGCGTCAGTTGCAacaattgcagcagcagcaacagcaacaacagcctCGTATGCCACGTGGAATTTTTGGGGGCAATGGTGGTCAGtcgggcggaggaggaggaggaaattcCACCAACGGAAAGGAACCCCCAGCGGGAGctcacaaataa